A region from the Variovorax paradoxus genome encodes:
- a CDS encoding 2OG-Fe(II) oxygenase, translated as MQTSPATTSAANIARALDWPRIETELATRGCATTGVLFSPQECGALAALYDEPGRFRSRVVMQRHGFGQGEYQYFANPLPASVTAWRSALYERLAPLANAWAAAMGQPADYPVDHASYLARCHAAGQLRPTPLLLRYVEGDYNCLHQDLYGDLQFPMQLTVLLSRPGEDFTGGEFVLTEQRPRMQSRAEVVSLAQGEAVIFAVNQRPVAGTRGSYRVTMRHGVSRVHSGRRHTLGIIFHDAR; from the coding sequence ATGCAGACCTCTCCCGCCACGACCTCCGCCGCCAACATCGCCCGCGCCCTCGACTGGCCCCGCATCGAAACCGAGCTTGCCACGCGCGGCTGCGCGACCACCGGCGTGCTCTTCAGCCCACAGGAGTGCGGCGCACTGGCCGCGCTCTATGACGAGCCCGGCCGTTTCCGCAGCCGCGTGGTGATGCAGCGCCACGGCTTCGGGCAAGGCGAGTACCAGTACTTCGCCAACCCGCTGCCCGCCTCCGTCACGGCATGGCGCAGCGCGCTGTACGAGCGGCTGGCGCCGCTCGCGAACGCATGGGCGGCCGCGATGGGCCAGCCGGCCGACTACCCGGTGGACCACGCCTCGTACCTTGCGCGCTGCCATGCGGCGGGCCAGCTGCGCCCCACGCCGCTGCTGCTGCGCTACGTGGAAGGCGACTACAACTGCCTGCACCAGGACCTGTACGGCGACCTGCAGTTTCCGATGCAGCTCACGGTGCTGCTGAGCCGGCCGGGCGAAGACTTCACGGGCGGCGAATTCGTGCTCACCGAGCAGCGCCCGCGCATGCAGTCGCGCGCCGAGGTGGTGTCGCTCGCGCAGGGCGAGGCGGTGATCTTCGCGGTCAATCAGCGGCCGGTGGCGGGCACGCGCGGCAGTTACCGCGTCACGATGCGGCACGGCGTGAGCCGCGTGCACTCGGGACGGCGGCACACGCTGGGCATCATCTTCCACGACGCGCGCTAG
- a CDS encoding adenylate/guanylate cyclase domain-containing protein encodes MNKKNSSGPPDVAGKPPLAFFEFSAAVARLTRRFRVDVSTIVSAVALTQSLLLATLGYWGSQRLVAKIGASAHAANHHRTEDNVLAVLAKAESAVGALAGAPSLGPAGEHAQRTAELLWTLLQQSPELDSLYVADETGQMLMALRYPVPAIRRIARSASAGAGEPATETWQYKLPPAPEVDAQQRFATQRIESFRSSYDPRLQRWYQEARQMHRPVWTAPYTFAATQELGVSYALPGKRRAAEGSPRLLVVGGDVSLGRLSEFVRLFASGGRGDGALLNTGGQVLARSDQPGVLRQPEPPTGVLGALHAHLLANGTPDGEGGAAFSFDHEGRSYLAQASRIPSAGWQLVSWVPQDFVLGELRRAVLWWLLLGLALLAAALFVSLQLSRLVTSPVEKLSQIARRIGLLELDDLPREPSRVLEIQHLDQALDESARSLRAFSKFVPVDVIHQLVADGQALAPSGSPRRVTVMFTDIEGFTRISESMEANVLVRMLTEYFNLATGVLARYGGVIDKFMGDGIMVLWGAPADLKDAEYRACLAALQLHIETSALNRKWRADGLPEFRTRIGIHTGVVIAGVLGSNDRLSYTALGDVVNVASRIEGINKQLGTQTLISEVTFAGLKGRLQTRRIDERVALRGRQTRMVLYELLMP; translated from the coding sequence ATGAACAAGAAGAACTCGTCCGGGCCTCCGGATGTGGCGGGAAAGCCGCCTCTCGCCTTTTTTGAATTTTCCGCGGCCGTGGCCCGGCTCACGCGACGCTTCAGGGTCGACGTGAGCACCATCGTGAGTGCCGTCGCGCTGACGCAGTCGCTGCTGCTGGCCACGCTCGGCTACTGGGGCTCGCAGCGGCTGGTGGCGAAAATCGGCGCCTCCGCGCACGCTGCCAACCACCACCGGACCGAGGACAACGTGCTTGCCGTGCTCGCAAAGGCCGAGTCGGCGGTCGGTGCGCTGGCCGGTGCGCCGAGTCTCGGTCCCGCGGGCGAACATGCGCAGCGCACCGCGGAACTCCTTTGGACCCTGCTGCAGCAGTCGCCCGAACTCGACAGCCTCTACGTGGCCGACGAAACGGGCCAGATGCTGATGGCGCTGCGCTACCCCGTGCCGGCCATCCGGCGCATCGCGCGCAGCGCCAGCGCCGGCGCCGGCGAACCCGCCACCGAGACCTGGCAGTACAAGCTGCCGCCCGCGCCCGAGGTCGACGCGCAGCAGCGCTTCGCCACGCAGCGCATCGAGTCCTTCCGCAGCAGCTACGACCCGCGGCTGCAGCGCTGGTACCAGGAGGCCCGCCAGATGCACAGGCCCGTATGGACGGCGCCCTACACCTTCGCCGCAACGCAGGAACTGGGCGTGAGCTATGCATTGCCCGGCAAGCGCCGCGCGGCCGAGGGCAGCCCCCGGCTGCTGGTGGTGGGCGGCGACGTCTCGCTGGGCCGGCTCTCGGAGTTCGTGCGGCTCTTCGCGAGCGGCGGCCGCGGCGACGGCGCGCTGCTGAACACCGGCGGCCAGGTGCTCGCGCGCAGCGACCAACCCGGCGTGCTGCGCCAGCCCGAGCCGCCCACCGGTGTGCTGGGCGCGCTGCACGCCCACCTGCTGGCTAACGGCACGCCGGACGGCGAGGGCGGCGCGGCCTTCTCGTTCGATCACGAAGGGCGCAGCTACCTTGCCCAGGCCTCGCGCATTCCTTCGGCCGGCTGGCAGCTGGTGAGCTGGGTGCCCCAGGACTTCGTGCTGGGCGAGCTGCGGCGCGCCGTGCTGTGGTGGCTGCTGCTGGGCCTGGCCTTGCTCGCGGCGGCGCTGTTCGTGTCGCTGCAGCTGTCCAGGCTGGTCACGTCGCCGGTCGAGAAGCTCTCGCAGATCGCGCGCCGCATCGGCCTGCTGGAACTCGACGACCTGCCGCGCGAGCCGAGCCGCGTGCTGGAGATCCAGCACCTCGACCAGGCGCTGGACGAGTCGGCGCGCAGCCTCAGGGCGTTCAGCAAGTTCGTGCCGGTGGACGTGATCCACCAACTGGTGGCCGACGGGCAGGCGCTGGCGCCCAGCGGATCGCCGCGGCGCGTGACCGTGATGTTCACCGACATCGAGGGCTTCACGCGAATCTCGGAGTCGATGGAAGCCAACGTGCTGGTGCGCATGCTGACCGAATACTTCAACCTGGCGACGGGCGTGCTGGCGCGCTATGGCGGCGTGATCGACAAGTTCATGGGCGACGGCATCATGGTGCTGTGGGGCGCGCCCGCGGACCTGAAGGACGCGGAATACCGCGCCTGCCTGGCCGCGCTGCAGCTGCACATCGAGACGAGCGCGCTCAACCGCAAGTGGCGCGCCGACGGGCTGCCCGAGTTCCGCACGCGCATCGGCATCCACACCGGCGTGGTGATCGCGGGGGTACTGGGCTCGAACGACCGGCTGTCCTACACGGCCCTGGGCGACGTGGTCAACGTGGCGAGCCGCATCGAGGGCATCAACAAGCAGCTGGGCACGCAGACGCTGATCTCGGAGGTCACCTTCGCGGGCCTGAAGGGCCGGCTGCAGACCCGCCGCATCGACGAGCGGGTGGCGCTGCGCGGCCGCCAGACGCGCATGGTGCTCTACGAACTGCTGATGCCCTGA
- a CDS encoding TRAP transporter large permease codes for MNLLVIGLAFFAMLGMMLVGMPIAVSMALVGIVGGIAAYGTPFMDSIAPVIWGVQNENLLTSVPLFVLLGELLLRSGIADRMYIALSAWLGRLPGGLLHTNIGSCALFAATSGSSVATAATVGTVALPSLHRRGYSMRASLGSLAAGGTLGILIPPSVNMIVYGSLTNNSIGKLFIAGIIPGLLLTGFFMLWIAGSSLASGNAMREPKVPLDQRIRALVHLVPPAVVFGIVMGSLYFGIATAAESAALGVIAALGFVLHSGKLSWELMRNCFVSTARVSGMILLIVVAAFVLNLTVSLTGVAEAMTKWVSGLGLSATGLILALMVFYLVLGMFMDVLSMQVATIPITYPIATALGVDPIWFGIFIVLMCELGLITPPVGMNLFVVHGIRPDNGGIEDAIYGALPYALIMILFTLLLLAVPQLVTWLPGHM; via the coding sequence ATGAACCTGCTCGTCATAGGACTCGCGTTCTTCGCGATGCTCGGCATGATGCTGGTCGGCATGCCGATTGCCGTGTCGATGGCGCTGGTGGGCATCGTCGGCGGCATCGCGGCCTACGGCACACCCTTCATGGACTCGATCGCGCCCGTGATCTGGGGCGTGCAGAACGAGAACCTGCTGACCTCGGTGCCGCTGTTCGTGCTGCTGGGCGAACTGCTGCTGCGCTCGGGCATTGCCGACCGCATGTACATCGCGCTGTCGGCCTGGCTCGGGCGGCTTCCGGGCGGGCTGCTGCATACCAACATCGGCAGCTGCGCGCTGTTCGCGGCCACCTCGGGTTCATCGGTGGCCACCGCCGCCACGGTGGGCACGGTGGCGCTGCCTTCGCTGCACCGGCGCGGCTACTCGATGCGCGCCTCGCTCGGCAGCCTGGCCGCCGGCGGCACGCTGGGCATCCTGATTCCGCCGAGCGTGAACATGATCGTGTACGGCTCCCTCACCAACAACTCGATCGGCAAGCTGTTCATCGCCGGCATCATCCCGGGCCTGCTTTTGACCGGCTTCTTCATGCTCTGGATCGCGGGCTCCAGCCTGGCGAGCGGCAACGCGATGCGCGAGCCCAAGGTGCCGCTGGACCAGCGCATCCGCGCGCTGGTGCACCTGGTGCCGCCGGCGGTGGTGTTCGGCATCGTCATGGGCAGTCTCTACTTCGGCATTGCCACCGCGGCCGAAAGCGCCGCGCTGGGCGTGATTGCGGCGCTGGGCTTCGTGCTGCACTCGGGCAAGCTGAGCTGGGAGCTGATGCGCAACTGCTTCGTCTCGACCGCGCGCGTGAGCGGCATGATCCTGCTGATCGTGGTGGCGGCCTTCGTGCTGAACCTGACGGTGAGCCTCACCGGCGTGGCCGAGGCCATGACCAAGTGGGTCTCGGGCCTGGGCCTGTCGGCCACGGGGCTGATCCTGGCGCTGATGGTGTTCTACCTGGTGCTCGGCATGTTCATGGACGTGCTGTCGATGCAGGTGGCCACCATTCCCATCACCTATCCGATCGCGACCGCGCTGGGCGTCGACCCGATCTGGTTCGGCATCTTCATCGTGCTGATGTGCGAGCTCGGGCTCATCACGCCGCCGGTGGGCATGAACCTGTTCGTGGTGCACGGCATCCGGCCCGACAACGGCGGCATCGAAGATGCGATCTACGGCGCGCTGCCCTATGCGCTGATCATGATCCTGTTCACCCTGCTGCTGCTGGCCGTGCCGCAGCTGGTGACCTGGCTGCCGGGCCACATGTGA
- a CDS encoding 2-keto-4-pentenoate hydratase, producing MTTAAAPPPGGLTPAGAAHALYLARRDGRRVPSALLQPASRGEAYAIQDATLAAIGPVGGWKVSALAPGHEPTCAPLPAEGLLPDGARLQGPAWRLRGIEAEIGFQLGTDLPPRAAPYTLADLARAVESVLPVIEIVETRLADWFGADAHAQLADLLSHGALVLGRRQPFAPAWFDLRRAEAALHFDGQTVAHTVGEHPSPDAGALLVWLANHCAARGAGLKAGQIVTSGSCTGMLFASAGTAVRVEIGELATVVVSF from the coding sequence GTGACGACGGCAGCGGCGCCGCCGCCCGGGGGCTTGACCCCGGCCGGCGCGGCGCACGCCCTGTACCTCGCGCGGCGCGACGGCCGGCGCGTGCCCTCCGCGCTGCTGCAGCCGGCGAGCCGCGGCGAGGCCTATGCCATACAGGACGCCACCCTGGCGGCGATCGGCCCGGTCGGCGGCTGGAAGGTCAGCGCGCTGGCGCCCGGCCACGAGCCCACCTGCGCGCCGCTGCCGGCCGAGGGGCTGCTGCCCGACGGCGCGCGCCTGCAAGGCCCGGCATGGCGGCTGCGCGGCATCGAGGCCGAGATCGGCTTCCAGCTCGGCACCGACCTGCCGCCGCGCGCCGCGCCCTACACGCTGGCCGACCTGGCACGCGCTGTCGAATCGGTGCTGCCGGTGATCGAGATCGTCGAGACCCGCCTGGCCGACTGGTTCGGCGCCGACGCCCACGCCCAGCTGGCCGACCTGCTGAGCCATGGCGCGCTGGTGCTGGGCCGCCGCCAGCCCTTCGCGCCGGCCTGGTTCGACCTGCGGCGCGCCGAGGCCGCGCTGCACTTCGACGGGCAGACCGTCGCGCACACCGTGGGCGAACATCCCAGCCCCGATGCGGGCGCACTGCTGGTGTGGCTTGCCAATCATTGCGCCGCGCGCGGCGCCGGGCTCAAGGCGGGCCAGATCGTCACGAGCGGCTCGTGCACCGGCATGCTGTTCGCGTCGGCGGGCACGGCCGTGCGCGTCGAGATCGGCGAGCTTGCGACCGTGGTCGTCTCTTTCTGA
- a CDS encoding TRAP transporter substrate-binding protein, with product MPMRPLAKPFSKPFAAAFVLALATLLALPIAQAQDRIKLKAIGQPLATGLIQKNKEQPFFENFAARTGLPIDVDYKPIDTLGIKDTEQLRVMKAGLFDIVSLRVSQNSRDEPTILGLDLVGAAPDYATGRKVAKAYFDTVDARLQQQFNLKLLGVWPFGPQILFCKKPIASLADIKGMKVRVYDQNLAKFIEMVGGTPVPVSFADTHQSLSLGVVDCAITGPSSANSAGWPEVTTHQLAIGFQMALNGYGMTMKSWNALKPDQQAKLKAAFDGLTEEVWKYSEELFRDALNCNAGKDPCTTGKKFKLVDVPVTPADLDLVRSAVGKVSLPVWAEVCDKSNPGCSKGWQATVAPVLGLK from the coding sequence ATGCCGATGCGCCCTCTTGCCAAGCCCTTTTCAAAACCGTTCGCCGCGGCCTTCGTGCTCGCGCTGGCCACGCTGCTCGCCCTTCCCATCGCCCAGGCGCAGGACCGCATCAAGCTGAAGGCCATCGGCCAGCCGCTGGCCACCGGGCTGATCCAGAAGAACAAGGAGCAGCCCTTCTTCGAGAACTTCGCCGCCCGCACCGGCCTGCCGATCGATGTGGACTACAAGCCCATCGACACGCTCGGCATCAAGGACACCGAGCAGCTGCGCGTGATGAAGGCGGGCCTGTTCGACATCGTCTCGCTGCGGGTGTCGCAGAACTCGCGCGACGAGCCGACGATCCTCGGCCTCGACCTGGTCGGCGCCGCGCCTGACTACGCCACCGGCCGCAAGGTGGCCAAGGCCTATTTCGACACGGTCGATGCGCGGCTGCAGCAGCAGTTCAACCTGAAGCTGCTCGGCGTGTGGCCCTTCGGCCCGCAGATCCTGTTCTGCAAGAAGCCGATTGCCTCGCTGGCCGACATCAAGGGCATGAAGGTGCGCGTGTACGACCAGAACCTGGCCAAGTTCATCGAGATGGTGGGCGGCACGCCGGTGCCGGTGTCGTTCGCCGACACGCACCAGTCGCTGTCGCTCGGCGTGGTCGACTGCGCCATCACCGGGCCGAGCTCGGCCAACTCGGCCGGCTGGCCCGAAGTCACGACCCACCAGCTGGCCATCGGCTTCCAGATGGCGCTCAATGGCTACGGCATGACGATGAAGTCGTGGAACGCGCTCAAGCCCGACCAGCAGGCCAAGCTCAAGGCGGCCTTCGACGGCCTGACCGAAGAGGTGTGGAAGTACTCCGAGGAGCTGTTCCGCGACGCGCTCAACTGCAACGCCGGCAAGGATCCGTGCACCACCGGCAAGAAGTTCAAGCTGGTCGACGTGCCGGTCACGCCGGCCGACCTCGATCTGGTGCGCAGCGCGGTCGGCAAGGTGTCGCTGCCGGTGTGGGCCGAGGTCTGCGACAAGTCGAACCCGGGCTGTTCCAAGGGCTGGCAGGCCACCGTGGCGCCGGTGCTGGGGCTCAAGTGA
- a CDS encoding TRAP transporter substrate-binding protein: MKKLKLALVAAAALALALPAPAQNTRLRVAGSLVSGGLIQQNREQPFFENFAKNTGLPIDAEYKPLDVLGMKDADGLRVVKSGLFDIVALRLAQVSRDDPFLLGPDIVGLSTDYDTARKVVDAYRAPLDTRLQERHGAKLLGTYPFGPQIMFCKTPIAGLADLKGKKVRVSDQSLARFIERLDGIPVALAFTETQQALERGVVDCAITGPSSANSAGWPDVTTHVMPIGFQMHFVAYAINLKKWNALPPEQQARMAAAFQKLETDTWAYSRELWDDASRCNVGREPCKLGKRYAMKEVPVKPADQKLVRDAVGAVSLPLWAEVCDKSYDKCSATWKQVVAPVVGLR, from the coding sequence ATGAAGAAACTCAAGCTCGCCCTCGTTGCCGCGGCCGCCCTCGCCCTGGCGCTGCCCGCGCCGGCCCAGAACACGCGGCTGCGCGTGGCGGGCAGCCTGGTGTCCGGCGGCCTCATCCAGCAGAACAGGGAGCAGCCCTTCTTCGAGAACTTCGCGAAGAACACCGGCCTTCCGATCGATGCCGAGTACAAGCCCCTCGACGTGCTCGGCATGAAGGACGCCGACGGCCTGCGCGTGGTCAAGTCGGGGCTGTTCGACATCGTGGCGCTGCGGCTGGCGCAGGTCTCGCGCGACGACCCGTTCCTGCTCGGCCCCGACATCGTCGGCCTCTCGACCGACTACGACACCGCGCGCAAGGTGGTCGATGCCTACCGCGCGCCGCTCGACACGCGGCTGCAGGAACGCCACGGCGCCAAGCTGCTGGGCACCTATCCGTTCGGCCCGCAGATCATGTTCTGCAAGACCCCGATTGCGGGCCTTGCCGACCTCAAGGGCAAGAAGGTGCGCGTGAGCGACCAGTCGCTCGCGCGCTTCATCGAGCGGCTCGACGGCATTCCGGTGGCGCTGGCCTTCACCGAGACGCAGCAGGCGCTGGAGCGCGGCGTGGTCGACTGCGCAATCACCGGGCCGAGCTCCGCCAACTCGGCCGGCTGGCCCGACGTGACCACGCACGTCATGCCGATCGGCTTCCAGATGCACTTCGTCGCCTACGCCATCAACCTGAAGAAGTGGAACGCGCTGCCGCCCGAGCAGCAAGCCAGGATGGCGGCCGCCTTCCAGAAGCTGGAGACCGACACCTGGGCCTATTCGCGCGAGCTGTGGGACGACGCCTCGCGCTGCAACGTGGGGCGCGAGCCGTGCAAGCTCGGCAAGCGCTACGCCATGAAGGAAGTGCCGGTGAAGCCGGCCGACCAGAAGCTGGTGCGCGACGCGGTCGGCGCGGTCTCGCTGCCGCTGTGGGCCGAGGTTTGCGACAAGTCCTACGACAAGTGCTCGGCCACCTGGAAGCAGGTCGTCGCACCGGTGGTGGGCCTCAGGTAA
- a CDS encoding TRAP transporter small permease subunit, protein METVLATLFGAIFLGLSLIVTVETAARKLFNISLQGADELGGYALAVGSTIAFSLALMGRNHIRVDVFHEKFPARVQALLNWISAVSLAALAVFIGWVAFKVIGDTMAYRSTAQTPWATPLIIPQGVWYAGLVIFALVACGLALRATRLLLSGNIAALNTDFHPKSAKEELKEELDDLAVRQAALPGEGDKP, encoded by the coding sequence GTGGAGACGGTGCTGGCCACCCTCTTCGGCGCGATCTTCCTCGGCCTGTCGCTGATCGTGACCGTCGAGACCGCCGCGCGCAAGCTGTTCAACATCTCGCTGCAGGGCGCGGACGAGCTCGGCGGCTATGCACTCGCGGTGGGCTCGACCATTGCCTTCAGCCTGGCGCTCATGGGCCGCAACCATATCCGCGTCGACGTGTTCCACGAGAAGTTTCCGGCCCGCGTGCAGGCGCTGCTGAACTGGATCTCGGCGGTGTCGCTGGCCGCGCTCGCGGTGTTCATCGGCTGGGTGGCATTCAAGGTGATCGGCGACACCATGGCCTACCGCAGCACCGCGCAGACGCCGTGGGCCACGCCGCTGATCATTCCGCAGGGCGTCTGGTATGCGGGGCTGGTGATCTTCGCGCTGGTGGCCTGCGGGCTCGCGCTGCGCGCCACCAGGCTGCTTCTCAGCGGCAACATCGCGGCGCTGAACACCGACTTCCACCCCAAGAGCGCCAAGGAAGAGCTGAAGGAAGAACTCGACGACCTCGCGGTGCGCCAGGCCGCGCTGCCCGGCGAAGGAGACAAGCCATGA
- a CDS encoding amidase yields MKALWQLTAAQLADGFRAAAFTPEQALAACLARTAEVNPRLNALVALDAEGAAEAAAQSTARWRSGRALGALDGVPATIKDNLQVRGLPTHWGSRALAGFVAERDELPVARLREAGAVIFGKTNVPEFTMQGYTGNPVFGPTGNPWNPALTPGGSSGGAVALVAAGGCPVALGTDGGGSIRRPASHTNLVGLKPSRGRVRRGDGLPPIFLDFEVVGPMARCVDDVAAVMQAIAPRTTTGAPHEAATPQPARILYLPRFADHPVDPRIARLVDAAAGNLAALGHQVTTLPRFELAEAVNQRWPLLAQVGLAWLVDHPRELWPRPFDPALFGPAMQANTETGRNASARALFELLFEAERLRGELAGLFEQHDFLLTPATAALPWPAADTHPPRIDGREVGPRGHAVFAGFVNAVGLPAIALPCGFAEGLPVGLQLVAREGGDDALLALAREFERAHPWQRFPAL; encoded by the coding sequence ATGAAGGCACTCTGGCAACTCACGGCGGCCCAGCTCGCCGATGGTTTTCGCGCCGCCGCCTTCACGCCGGAGCAGGCGCTCGCGGCCTGCCTGGCACGCACGGCCGAAGTGAACCCGCGGCTCAATGCGCTGGTCGCGCTCGATGCCGAAGGTGCGGCCGAGGCGGCGGCGCAAAGCACCGCGCGCTGGCGTTCAGGCCGCGCGCTCGGCGCGCTCGATGGCGTGCCAGCCACCATCAAGGACAACCTGCAGGTGCGCGGCCTGCCCACGCACTGGGGCAGCCGCGCGCTGGCCGGCTTCGTCGCCGAGCGCGACGAGCTGCCGGTGGCGCGGCTGCGCGAAGCCGGCGCGGTGATCTTCGGCAAGACCAACGTGCCCGAGTTCACGATGCAGGGCTACACCGGCAACCCGGTCTTCGGCCCGACCGGCAATCCGTGGAACCCGGCGCTCACGCCCGGCGGCTCCTCGGGCGGTGCGGTGGCGCTGGTGGCGGCGGGCGGCTGCCCGGTCGCGCTGGGCACCGATGGCGGCGGCTCCATCCGCCGGCCCGCATCGCATACGAACCTTGTCGGGCTCAAGCCCTCGCGCGGCCGCGTGCGGCGCGGCGACGGGCTGCCGCCGATCTTTCTCGACTTCGAGGTGGTGGGGCCGATGGCGCGCTGCGTGGACGACGTGGCCGCGGTCATGCAGGCGATCGCGCCGCGCACCACCACCGGTGCACCGCATGAAGCGGCCACGCCGCAGCCCGCGCGCATCCTCTACCTGCCGCGCTTCGCGGACCACCCGGTGGACCCGCGCATCGCACGGCTGGTGGATGCCGCGGCCGGCAACCTGGCCGCGCTCGGCCACCAGGTCACGACGCTGCCGCGCTTCGAGCTTGCCGAGGCGGTCAACCAGCGCTGGCCGCTGCTCGCGCAAGTGGGCCTGGCCTGGCTGGTGGACCATCCGCGAGAGCTCTGGCCCCGCCCCTTCGACCCCGCGCTGTTCGGCCCCGCGATGCAGGCCAACACCGAGACCGGCCGCAATGCCTCGGCGCGCGCGCTGTTCGAACTGCTGTTCGAGGCCGAGCGCCTGCGCGGCGAGCTCGCGGGCCTGTTCGAGCAGCACGATTTTTTACTGACGCCCGCGACCGCGGCGCTGCCCTGGCCCGCCGCCGACACGCATCCGCCGCGCATCGACGGGCGCGAGGTCGGCCCGCGCGGCCATGCGGTGTTCGCCGGCTTCGTCAACGCCGTGGGCCTGCCCGCGATCGCACTGCCCTGCGGCTTTGCGGAGGGCCTGCCGGTGGGGCTGCAGCTGGTCGCGCGCGAAGGCGGCGACGACGCGCTGCTGGCGCTGGCCCGCGAATTCGAACGCGCCCATCCGTGGCAGCGCTTTCCCGCCCTGTGA
- a CDS encoding IclR family transcriptional regulator, with protein MTDSSSPRSSSKAAGKVTRIDRDGDGTVQSLTRAMQLLELLADDDEGYRLVDIAARSGLSSSTAHRLLTTLEQRQFVQFDRETSLWYVGVRCFSVGAAFGRRRRIAHLALPVMRRLRDSSGESINLGIADLGDIVFVTQVESRELMRAIGKPGFRAPLHGTAMGQAILAAMAEDDVLQYLRTYGLPKLTPNTIARASRLHETLGEVRRAGYAVDDEQNAVGLRCIAAAIRDEHGQPFGAISLVGPTQRIKAADFAQLGATVRSAADEITAAYGGRLK; from the coding sequence GCGCATCGACCGCGACGGCGACGGCACCGTGCAGTCGCTCACGCGGGCGATGCAGCTGCTCGAACTGCTGGCCGACGACGACGAGGGCTACCGCCTGGTCGACATCGCGGCGCGCAGCGGCCTGTCGTCGTCCACCGCGCACCGCCTGCTCACCACGCTGGAGCAGCGCCAGTTCGTCCAGTTCGACCGCGAAACCAGCCTCTGGTATGTGGGCGTGCGCTGCTTCTCGGTGGGCGCGGCCTTCGGGCGCCGGCGGCGCATCGCGCACCTGGCGCTGCCGGTGATGCGGCGGCTGCGCGACAGCTCGGGCGAAAGCATCAACCTGGGCATTGCCGACCTGGGCGACATCGTGTTCGTCACGCAGGTGGAAAGCCGCGAGCTGATGCGCGCCATCGGCAAGCCGGGCTTTCGCGCACCGCTGCACGGCACGGCCATGGGGCAGGCCATCCTGGCCGCCATGGCCGAGGACGACGTGCTGCAGTACCTGCGCACCTACGGCCTGCCCAAGCTCACGCCCAACACCATTGCGCGCGCGTCGCGGCTGCACGAAACCCTGGGCGAGGTGCGCCGGGCGGGCTATGCGGTGGACGACGAGCAGAACGCCGTGGGCCTGCGCTGCATTGCCGCCGCCATCCGCGACGAGCACGGCCAGCCCTTCGGCGCGATCTCGCTCGTGGGCCCGACGCAGCGCATCAAGGCAGCCGACTTCGCGCAGCTGGGCGCCACGGTGCGCAGCGCCGCCGACGAGATCACCGCGGCCTACGGCGGGCGCCTGAAGTAG